In a single window of the Actinomycetota bacterium genome:
- a CDS encoding DUF3367 domain-containing protein has translation MTRRRSTETGEPLCPAWPLVVGLLAVAFVVFFVAERGAWVPDNRLIQFLNPRRGLSLATTTWSSNETLGRMPGYQGIVVWSYSALLDGLGAAPWLIQRVFHATLVAGGAVGAALVAREFVGRTLLGPAVAGLWWIAAPFTSAFLLPSWLYVNAAVLPWLFLAWLRGTTTTSRWRWAGCFALAVAVAGFLNLPGLVLAALPLLLLVPYLIWTGQSSWRASAWFLARVAVLVAPVISFDLYRSRLLSAWYDVNLSTSETAESVGRSASWSESLRGLGNWLTYWNPTGPPLKLWLLPLLERPAVILASFAPVVAAACVVTLSRWRPRLLFGAILVLATTVMVGLHPIESPSPIGRVLSATYDSLPWTFSLRNGYKAGAGWLLATAVLLGYAAAWLSGAVPRRWAALRSLPRVGSPGTRWRVLGAATAVGALAVTTASPIWTGEIYSRPDTLEAVPDYWIEAFDWLESQELDTRTMVLPSVADVYRWGSATDGDIFGSLLASPFVLDAPLAQPAAVTADAIRAQSERISSGNHAPGTFAEIARRLGIGHVIVRNDTRWELFGVVRPAYLDSLRADPGLNLVATFGDAGQNVVGEGDTDVAAFRELELAPVEVYEVVDGPDDPVRAVAGPSLLVSGDATSWATLAAAGALAGSGPIRYTADLSLHELRGELSQGAPLVVSDTNRRQSTEGLGRGGSKLGYTGALFGRPGSQSVTSYGDAASITSLSAPSFFDLGPPFRPAAAFDGSAQSAFMTGVLAPLTPANGLRVDLREPASIGSIAFDAVRTPGLRDVTGVELLLSTGLEVPVELDEEGLGEATFAPQEVTWFEVRVTELEGVGTGAWGFDEIDVPGLDLVERIEVPDDVIRVAELDPATEELLVAAPTTFQFERLVRGSQAVESSLQRRFRVPADREFMGYGVVQATPQVSDEQLASLLDLAQYASSPSRLDGSLAGSALMALDGREDTSWGFDAAQPGELRVTMPPQTVSTVEVVLDVGLLDAVGFAVQVSAGGETRTVRRALPTRCQPGAPCRVAVTVPFGTGAADAALVEGLDVTVQATSPAGEPGSISVLEVLVDRTANPALPDVIPETCEEGMATLDGAALGVKLFALTASLFTGAPIAIDACSPVTLTEGWHELGSGDAVPFSTFRFTAGDAPDAAAAPSVTVEERADTHMRATVEAGEGTSLITGQAPSTLWRAEVGGEDLGPPIVLDAQMAWPLPAGGRTDVELSVPAQRTSDLLLYVMLAGLGVCVALVVVGPRSRRPSVPVDAQPREARPWMPADLILLWTAAVVAAGAIAGLGGAVLAAAVVALSKWRLVERRMIGAVTVALIVLAALATIPPLGPELGMINPEWPNDRSLAWHAARIAAVMLVASITLSVSALGRRPPGLTAPDEPARDTIAGWPDRGGGDGE, from the coding sequence GTGACGCGGCGTCGTTCCACCGAGACCGGCGAGCCCCTGTGCCCGGCGTGGCCGCTGGTGGTCGGGCTGCTGGCAGTGGCCTTCGTCGTCTTCTTCGTCGCCGAGCGAGGTGCGTGGGTTCCCGACAACCGGCTGATCCAGTTCTTGAACCCCCGCCGGGGCTTGTCGCTCGCTACCACCACCTGGTCGTCGAACGAGACCCTCGGGCGCATGCCCGGCTACCAGGGCATCGTCGTGTGGTCCTACAGCGCTCTCCTCGACGGTCTCGGCGCCGCGCCGTGGCTCATCCAACGGGTCTTCCACGCCACGCTCGTCGCCGGCGGTGCCGTCGGGGCGGCGCTCGTGGCGAGGGAGTTCGTCGGCCGCACCCTCCTCGGCCCAGCGGTGGCCGGCCTGTGGTGGATCGCCGCGCCGTTCACCTCTGCGTTCTTGCTGCCGTCATGGCTCTACGTCAACGCCGCTGTGCTGCCCTGGCTGTTCCTCGCGTGGCTGCGGGGTACGACGACGACCTCGCGCTGGCGGTGGGCAGGATGCTTCGCACTTGCGGTGGCCGTCGCCGGGTTCCTCAACTTGCCCGGCCTGGTACTCGCCGCCCTTCCTCTGCTGCTGCTCGTGCCCTACCTGATCTGGACCGGTCAGTCGAGCTGGAGGGCCTCGGCCTGGTTCCTGGCACGGGTCGCGGTGCTGGTCGCGCCGGTGATCTCGTTCGACCTGTACCGCTCCCGGCTGCTCTCCGCCTGGTACGACGTGAACCTCTCGACGTCGGAGACGGCCGAATCGGTGGGCCGTTCCGCTAGCTGGTCGGAGAGCCTGCGCGGTCTCGGCAACTGGCTCACCTACTGGAACCCGACCGGCCCGCCATTGAAGCTCTGGCTGCTGCCGCTGCTCGAGCGTCCGGCGGTGATCCTCGCGTCGTTCGCTCCGGTCGTCGCCGCCGCATGCGTGGTGACGCTGTCCCGCTGGCGGCCGCGGCTGCTCTTCGGCGCAATCCTGGTGCTGGCGACGACGGTGATGGTCGGTCTTCACCCGATCGAGTCGCCGAGTCCCATCGGGCGGGTTCTCTCCGCGACGTACGACTCGCTGCCGTGGACGTTCTCGCTGCGCAACGGTTACAAGGCCGGGGCCGGCTGGCTGCTCGCCACGGCGGTGTTGCTCGGTTACGCCGCGGCGTGGCTCTCCGGGGCCGTACCCCGCCGCTGGGCGGCGCTGCGCTCGTTGCCGCGAGTCGGCAGCCCGGGTACGCGGTGGCGGGTGCTCGGGGCAGCCACCGCCGTGGGCGCCCTTGCCGTCACCACCGCTTCGCCGATCTGGACCGGCGAGATCTACAGCCGTCCGGACACGCTGGAGGCAGTCCCTGACTACTGGATCGAGGCGTTCGACTGGCTGGAGAGCCAGGAGCTCGACACGCGCACCATGGTGCTGCCCAGCGTGGCCGACGTCTACCGCTGGGGCTCGGCCACCGACGGCGACATCTTCGGATCGCTGCTCGCCAGCCCGTTCGTGCTCGACGCCCCGCTCGCCCAGCCCGCGGCAGTCACCGCCGACGCGATCCGCGCCCAGAGCGAGCGGATCAGCTCCGGCAACCACGCGCCTGGCACGTTCGCCGAGATCGCCCGCCGGCTCGGCATCGGCCATGTGATCGTGCGCAACGACACCCGCTGGGAGCTCTTCGGCGTGGTCCGGCCCGCGTATCTGGACAGCTTGCGCGCTGATCCAGGCCTGAACCTGGTGGCGACGTTCGGAGATGCCGGGCAGAACGTGGTGGGCGAGGGTGACACCGACGTGGCGGCGTTCCGCGAGCTCGAGCTGGCGCCGGTCGAGGTGTACGAGGTGGTGGACGGCCCGGACGATCCGGTGAGAGCGGTTGCCGGCCCGTCCCTCCTCGTATCCGGCGACGCGACGTCGTGGGCGACGCTCGCGGCCGCCGGCGCGCTCGCCGGTTCCGGGCCGATCCGGTACACGGCGGACCTTTCGCTTCATGAGCTGCGCGGGGAGCTGTCCCAGGGTGCCCCGTTGGTGGTCTCCGACACGAACCGCAGGCAGTCGACCGAGGGCTTGGGCCGGGGGGGGAGCAAGCTCGGATACACCGGCGCGCTGTTCGGGCGGCCCGGGAGCCAGAGCGTGACTTCGTACGGCGACGCCGCTTCGATCACGAGCCTCTCCGCACCGAGCTTCTTCGACCTCGGTCCGCCGTTTCGCCCTGCGGCAGCCTTCGACGGGTCGGCGCAGTCCGCGTTCATGACCGGTGTGCTGGCCCCCCTGACCCCCGCCAACGGCCTGCGCGTAGACCTGCGCGAACCGGCCTCGATCGGCTCGATCGCCTTCGACGCGGTGCGCACGCCCGGTCTGCGCGACGTGACCGGTGTGGAGCTGCTGTTGTCCACCGGGCTCGAAGTGCCGGTGGAGCTGGACGAGGAGGGTCTTGGAGAAGCGACCTTCGCGCCCCAGGAGGTCACCTGGTTCGAGGTGAGGGTGACCGAGCTGGAAGGCGTTGGCACCGGCGCCTGGGGCTTCGACGAGATCGACGTTCCTGGCCTCGACCTGGTCGAGCGGATCGAGGTGCCCGACGACGTGATCCGCGTCGCCGAGCTCGACCCGGCGACGGAGGAGCTGCTCGTCGCGGCGCCGACCACGTTTCAGTTCGAGCGCCTGGTCCGTGGCAGCCAGGCGGTGGAGAGCTCGTTGCAGAGGCGCTTCCGCGTACCGGCCGATCGCGAGTTCATGGGCTACGGCGTGGTGCAGGCGACGCCGCAGGTGTCCGATGAGCAGCTCGCCAGCTTGCTCGACCTGGCGCAGTACGCCTCGTCTCCCAGCCGGCTCGACGGCAGCCTGGCCGGCAGTGCGCTGATGGCCCTCGACGGCCGGGAGGACACGTCGTGGGGATTCGACGCCGCGCAGCCCGGTGAGCTGCGAGTGACGATGCCACCGCAGACGGTCTCCACGGTAGAGGTGGTGCTCGACGTCGGGCTGCTCGACGCGGTCGGCTTCGCGGTTCAGGTGAGTGCGGGCGGCGAGACACGCACCGTGCGCCGCGCGTTGCCCACCCGCTGCCAGCCGGGCGCGCCGTGCCGCGTCGCCGTCACGGTGCCATTCGGAACCGGAGCCGCCGATGCCGCGCTCGTCGAAGGGCTCGACGTGACGGTGCAGGCGACCTCGCCGGCCGGTGAGCCCGGCTCGATCAGCGTGCTGGAAGTGCTCGTCGACCGCACCGCGAACCCGGCGCTGCCCGACGTGATCCCCGAGACGTGCGAGGAGGGAATGGCCACGCTCGACGGCGCCGCGCTCGGGGTCAAGTTGTTCGCTCTCACCGCCTCGCTCTTCACCGGGGCGCCGATTGCCATCGACGCGTGCAGCCCGGTCACCCTCACAGAGGGATGGCACGAGCTCGGCTCGGGAGATGCGGTGCCGTTCTCCACCTTCCGGTTCACCGCCGGTGATGCCCCCGACGCGGCGGCCGCGCCCTCGGTGACCGTCGAGGAGCGAGCTGACACCCACATGCGCGCCACCGTCGAGGCGGGCGAGGGAACCTCGCTGATCACGGGACAGGCGCCGTCCACGTTGTGGCGGGCGGAGGTCGGCGGCGAAGACCTCGGGCCACCGATCGTGCTCGACGCCCAGATGGCGTGGCCCCTGCCCGCCGGCGGGAGGACCGACGTCGAGCTGTCGGTGCCGGCGCAGCGCACGTCTGATCTGTTGCTGTACGTGATGCTCGCCGGGCTGGGGGTGTGCGTCGCGCTGGTAGTGGTCGGGCCGCGCAGCCGCCGCCCGAGCGTCCCGGTTGACGCCCAGCCGCGTGAGGCTCGGCCGTGGATGCCCGCGGACCTGATCCTGTTGTGGACCGCCGCGGTGGTGGCCGCGGGTGCGATCGCCGGGTTGGGCGGTGCCGTGCTCGCGGCCGCGGTGGTGGCGCTCTCGAAGTGGCGGCTCGTGGAGCGCCGCATGATCGGCGCGGTCACCGTCGCGCTGATCGTGCTCGCCGCGCTGGCGACGATCCCCCCGCTAGGGCCCGAGCTGGGCATGATCAACCCCGAGTGGCCGAACGACCGCTCGCTCGCCTGGCACGCGGCGCGCATCGCGGCAGTGATGCTCGTCGCTTCGATCACCCTGTCGGTGTCTGCTCTCGGCAGGCGCCCGCCGGGTCTCACCGCGCCCGACGAACCGGCGCGTGACACGATTGCGGGATGGCCCGATCGTGGAGGCGGCGACGGTGAGTGA
- a CDS encoding NUDIX hydrolase family protein, translated as MSDQIETRSSWLSADAIEQARANLPIVYVEAVPVRVDARGCVTKVGTLLRVGADASISRMFVSGRVLYGERLRDALIRHLEKDLGPLALPRVPLNPAPFTVVEYFPDPSVSGFYDPRQHAVSLAYVVPVDGDCEPTQRALDLAWITPQEAVGEQLVAEMSSGHDRLLRLALAHVGELP; from the coding sequence GTGAGTGACCAGATCGAGACGCGTAGCTCGTGGCTGAGCGCCGACGCCATCGAGCAGGCGAGGGCGAACCTGCCGATCGTCTACGTCGAGGCTGTACCGGTGCGGGTGGACGCGCGTGGCTGCGTCACCAAGGTGGGGACGCTGCTCCGTGTCGGGGCGGACGCCAGCATCAGCCGCATGTTCGTGAGCGGCCGCGTGCTGTACGGCGAGCGCCTGCGCGACGCGCTGATCCGCCACCTGGAGAAAGATCTCGGGCCGCTGGCCCTGCCGCGTGTGCCGCTGAACCCGGCGCCGTTCACGGTGGTCGAGTACTTCCCCGACCCGAGCGTGAGCGGCTTCTACGACCCGCGCCAGCACGCAGTCAGCCTGGCGTACGTGGTGCCTGTCGACGGCGACTGCGAACCGACCCAGCGCGCCCTCGACCTCGCCTGGATCACGCCGCAAGAGGCCGTCGGCGAGCAGCTCGTCGCCGAGATGTCGAGCGGCCACGACCGGCTGCTGCGCCTCGCCCTCGCGCACGTCGGCGAGCTCCCCTGA
- a CDS encoding DUF3089 domain-containing protein: MHPRCRTLGAPVVAMCLLTVAACGGSDDPAADSTTAADSTTAAVTTTTTDTTTTSDPTTTSEAPTTSSEPTTTTTTTTGAPTTTDTTTTSRPPHVSELYQDPASWICRADTDDLCDTEQPVTEVAADGSLSPRPAPPAVDPPVDCFYVYPTTSDDASIRSDMIPGSEVGVVRMQAAPFNQVCTVYAPLYRSVTLAGLFGGDAEASDWLGAYADVLDAWRHYLDHDNAGRPVILLGHSQGSIHLTRLLGEEIEEDPAQLALLVSAMLIGTNFEVPTGADVGGATDKVPLCRDATQIGCVVTYASFSATDPPGVDAFFGRPFPFPLGSGEGQMSGCTNPAALGGGPAPLDSIFPTAPWALGGPLDDDGITTPFMALPGLFTGECVEHDGFSYLAISVDTDSADLRSDVVPGGLGGGWGLHAADVPFAEGSLIALARQQIGAFTTAG, encoded by the coding sequence ATGCACCCGCGATGTCGGACTCTTGGCGCGCCGGTGGTGGCCATGTGCCTGCTGACGGTCGCGGCGTGTGGCGGCAGCGACGATCCCGCCGCCGACTCGACGACCGCCGCCGACTCGACGACCGCTGCCGTCACGACGACGACCACCGACACGACCACGACCAGCGACCCGACGACGACCAGCGAAGCGCCGACGACCAGCAGCGAGCCGACGACCACGACGACGACCACCACCGGTGCGCCGACGACGACCGACACGACCACGACCAGCCGCCCACCGCATGTGAGCGAGCTGTACCAAGACCCGGCGAGCTGGATCTGTCGCGCCGACACCGACGACCTGTGCGACACCGAGCAGCCGGTGACCGAGGTCGCGGCGGACGGGAGCCTGTCGCCGCGCCCTGCCCCGCCGGCCGTCGATCCGCCGGTGGACTGCTTCTACGTCTACCCGACGACGAGCGACGATGCCTCGATCCGCAGCGACATGATCCCGGGCAGCGAGGTGGGCGTCGTCAGGATGCAGGCGGCGCCGTTCAACCAGGTCTGCACCGTGTACGCGCCGTTGTACCGCTCGGTCACGCTGGCCGGCCTGTTCGGTGGAGACGCCGAGGCCTCCGACTGGCTGGGCGCTTACGCCGACGTGCTCGACGCGTGGCGGCACTACCTCGACCACGACAACGCCGGACGGCCGGTGATCTTGCTCGGACACAGCCAGGGCAGCATCCACCTCACCCGGCTGCTCGGCGAGGAGATCGAGGAGGACCCCGCCCAGCTCGCGCTGCTCGTGAGCGCGATGTTGATCGGCACGAACTTCGAGGTGCCCACCGGCGCCGACGTCGGCGGAGCGACAGACAAGGTGCCCCTCTGCCGCGACGCGACGCAGATCGGCTGCGTGGTGACCTACGCCTCGTTCAGCGCCACCGACCCGCCCGGGGTCGACGCGTTCTTCGGCCGCCCCTTCCCGTTCCCGCTCGGCTCGGGCGAGGGACAGATGTCGGGGTGCACCAACCCTGCCGCGCTGGGCGGCGGGCCCGCCCCGCTCGACTCGATCTTCCCCACCGCGCCGTGGGCGCTCGGAGGACCCCTCGACGACGACGGCATCACCACCCCGTTCATGGCACTCCCCGGGCTGTTCACCGGCGAGTGCGTAGAGCACGACGGGTTCAGCTACCTCGCGATCTCCGTCGACACCGACAGCGCCGATCTGCGCAGCGACGTCGTGCCGGGCGGGCTCGGTGGCGGGTGGGGCCTACACGCCGCCGACGTCCCCTTCGCCGAGGGCTCGCTGATCGCGCTCGCTCGCCAGCAGATCGGCGCGTTCACCACCGCCGGCTGA
- a CDS encoding Fpg/Nei family DNA glycosylase, which produces MPEGDTINRTAVALRTALAGRPTEQFLADRHIGPHPSPGNVVEEVRSRGKHLEIQWEDGLILHTHMRMSGSWHLYHAGERWRKPQRNAVVVLEVPDWVAVCFNAPVVETYQSLDRRRHPGFGGLGPDLCDPRSDLRECVRAILRYPEPERAVADVLLDQRVLCGVGNVYRCEVLWACQLSPFARVGDLSREDAADVVRSAARMLRDNLNGHERVTAPEVPGGLAVYGRNGKRCPRCRGTIEVRRFGEHARLLYFCPECQHRLDRRVSRAVSVEDGERPADPHPAAVLFLAEARAARGRRQGEIAFG; this is translated from the coding sequence GTGCCGGAGGGGGACACGATCAACCGCACCGCAGTGGCGTTGCGCACGGCACTCGCCGGGCGCCCGACCGAGCAGTTCCTCGCCGACCGCCACATCGGGCCCCACCCCTCACCCGGCAACGTCGTGGAAGAGGTGCGCAGCCGCGGCAAGCACCTGGAGATCCAGTGGGAGGACGGGCTGATCCTGCACACCCACATGCGGATGAGCGGCTCGTGGCACCTGTATCACGCCGGCGAGCGCTGGCGTAAGCCCCAACGCAACGCGGTGGTCGTGCTCGAGGTGCCCGACTGGGTGGCGGTGTGCTTCAACGCCCCGGTGGTCGAGACCTACCAGTCGCTCGACCGCCGGCGGCATCCCGGCTTCGGTGGGCTCGGGCCAGACCTGTGCGATCCGCGGTCCGACCTGCGCGAGTGCGTCAGGGCGATCCTGCGCTACCCCGAGCCCGAACGCGCCGTCGCCGACGTACTGCTCGACCAGCGCGTGCTCTGCGGCGTCGGCAACGTCTACCGCTGCGAGGTGCTGTGGGCGTGCCAGCTAAGCCCGTTCGCTCGCGTCGGTGACCTCTCCCGCGAAGACGCCGCCGACGTGGTGCGCTCCGCTGCTCGCATGCTGAGGGACAACCTGAACGGGCACGAGCGCGTGACGGCACCCGAGGTGCCCGGCGGCCTCGCCGTGTACGGCCGCAACGGCAAGCGGTGCCCTCGCTGCCGCGGCACGATCGAGGTGCGTCGCTTCGGCGAGCACGCCCGCCTGCTGTACTTCTGCCCCGAGTGCCAGCACCGCTTGGACCGACGGGTGTCGCGGGCGGTATCCGTCGAAGACGGCGAGCGTCCCGCCGACCCCCACCCCGCCGCGGTCCTGTTCCTGGCCGAAGCCCGCGCAGCCCGCGGCCGCCGCCAGGGCGAGATCGCCTTCGGCTGA